One window of the Shewanella litorisediminis genome contains the following:
- a CDS encoding DMT family transporter, with translation MSKTSSGLLELHSAVLLFGGTALFSKLIPLGALDITVYRCAIAALVLALIVKATRHPLRLGNTRDYGIALALGIIVSLHWVTYFASMQMSSVAIGMIAFFTYPVMTVLIEPLINGTRPDLRDLICGIAVLAGVALLIPEASLGNDITLGILVGVLSAALFTARNLLHKRYFAQYTGPQAMFYQTLVAALFLGSFVESTPQELSTDVWQLLILLGVIFTATPHALFTSALRHLSAKTVGLVSCLQPFYGTLLALLLLGESPSANTLVGGLLVVTTAIFETAQSHKSLQQKKS, from the coding sequence ATGTCCAAAACCTCGTCGGGACTGCTTGAGTTACATTCGGCGGTATTGCTGTTTGGCGGTACCGCGCTTTTCTCCAAGCTCATCCCGCTCGGGGCACTCGATATCACCGTCTATCGCTGCGCCATCGCCGCCCTGGTGTTGGCGCTGATTGTAAAGGCCACCCGCCATCCTCTCAGACTTGGCAACACCAGAGATTATGGTATTGCCCTGGCCCTCGGCATTATTGTCAGCCTGCACTGGGTTACCTATTTCGCCTCAATGCAAATGTCCTCAGTGGCCATAGGTATGATTGCGTTTTTTACCTATCCGGTCATGACAGTACTGATAGAACCCCTTATCAACGGTACCCGTCCAGACCTGCGTGACCTTATCTGTGGCATAGCCGTACTCGCAGGCGTAGCGCTGCTGATCCCTGAGGCCAGTTTGGGTAACGATATCACCCTGGGGATTTTGGTCGGGGTGCTGTCAGCGGCGCTCTTTACCGCCCGCAACTTGCTTCACAAGCGCTATTTTGCCCAGTACACCGGGCCCCAGGCCATGTTCTACCAAACACTGGTTGCCGCGCTCTTTCTGGGCAGTTTTGTTGAATCGACCCCACAAGAGCTGAGCACTGATGTTTGGCAGCTGTTAATCCTGCTTGGCGTTATCTTTACCGCCACGCCACACGCCCTTTTCACCTCTGCGCTGCGGCATTTAAGCGCTAAAACTGTGGGCTTGGTGTCCTGCCTGCAACCCTTCTATGGCACTTTACTGGCACTGTTGCTGCTGGGAGAATCCCCCAGTGCCAACACCCTGGTAGGCGGCCTGCTGGTTGTAACCACCGCGATATTTGAAACCGCCCAAAGCCACAAATCACTGCAACAAAAAAAGTCCTGA
- a CDS encoding N-acetylmuramoyl-L-alanine amidase, which yields MNRIISRLFFVLTLLFSVGTLAANQLDGVRIWAAPESTRVVFDLTAKPNYTHSTLVGPDRLVLDLSDTQSRVALDKIANNSKLVKRVRLSKPPAKGILRLVVDLNRPVNANLFSLPPTAPYGNRLVVDLEEKSSESKTIVAPPSSLRDIIVAIDAGHGGDDPGSIGPSGLYEKKIAFEIAKRVQAKIDATPGMKAVLTRTGDYYIHPNKRSELARKHRADLLVSIHADAFTSPNPRGASVWVLSMRRANSEIGRWLEQKEKHSELLGGAGEIIQNADNEQYLAMTLLDMSMDRSMAISHSIAGDVLKELGKVTVLHKNLPESASLAALKSPDIPSILVETGFISNPKEESLLKSGAHQERLAKAIHTGVLRYFETNPPSDSLIASRSNGQHKVSRGESLSVIAAQYGISVTSLKQANNLKSDTLRVGQKLVIPKG from the coding sequence ATGAATAGAATAATAAGCAGACTTTTTTTCGTTTTAACCCTGCTGTTTTCCGTCGGCACTTTAGCTGCGAATCAGCTGGATGGCGTGAGGATTTGGGCCGCCCCGGAATCGACCCGGGTCGTGTTTGATCTCACTGCCAAGCCCAATTACACCCATTCAACACTGGTTGGCCCAGACCGACTGGTACTGGACTTAAGTGATACCCAGTCCAGGGTCGCGCTCGATAAAATCGCCAATAACTCCAAATTGGTCAAACGGGTACGCCTGAGTAAGCCTCCGGCGAAGGGTATTCTGCGACTGGTTGTCGACCTTAACCGGCCGGTGAATGCCAACCTGTTTTCGCTGCCGCCAACGGCTCCCTATGGCAATCGTCTGGTGGTGGATCTTGAGGAAAAATCTAGCGAAAGCAAAACGATAGTTGCGCCGCCATCGTCGCTGCGTGACATTATTGTCGCCATCGACGCCGGACACGGTGGGGATGACCCGGGGTCTATTGGCCCATCAGGTCTGTATGAGAAAAAAATTGCCTTTGAAATCGCCAAGCGGGTGCAGGCCAAGATAGATGCCACCCCGGGTATGAAAGCGGTATTAACCCGCACCGGTGATTACTACATTCATCCGAACAAGCGCTCGGAGCTGGCGCGAAAACACCGTGCCGATCTGCTGGTGTCTATTCACGCCGACGCGTTTACCTCACCCAATCCTCGTGGTGCCTCAGTGTGGGTGCTGTCCATGCGCCGTGCCAACAGTGAAATCGGTCGCTGGCTGGAACAGAAAGAAAAACACTCTGAGCTTTTGGGTGGCGCCGGTGAAATTATTCAGAACGCCGATAACGAACAGTATCTGGCCATGACCTTGCTTGATATGTCCATGGACAGATCCATGGCTATCAGCCACAGCATTGCAGGTGATGTGCTCAAAGAGCTGGGCAAGGTGACTGTCCTGCACAAAAACCTGCCTGAATCGGCAAGCTTGGCTGCGTTGAAGTCTCCTGATATTCCATCCATTCTGGTGGAGACGGGCTTTATCTCCAATCCCAAAGAGGAAAGTCTGCTTAAGAGTGGAGCTCATCAGGAACGCCTCGCCAAAGCAATCCACACAGGGGTGCTGAGGTATTTTGAAACCAATCCTCCCAGCGACTCACTTATCGCCAGCCGTTCCAATGGTCAGCATAAGGTAAGTCGCGGTGAATCTTTGTCGGTTATTGCGGCCCAATATGGCATTTCTGTCACCAGCCTCAAACAGGCCAATAACCTTAAGTCCGACACGCTGCGCGTCGGCCAGAAGCTGGTGATCCCCAAAGGATAA
- the rsgA gene encoding small ribosomal subunit biogenesis GTPase RsgA: protein MSKKKPLSHGQLRRMRANHEKRLSRGKLENQAPELQDSSLGQEEPAVVISRFGQHADVETIGGDIIRCNIRRTIQSLVTGDKVIIRQALEDGSAIGGVVEAVHPRTSSLTRPDLYDGVKIIAANIDQILIVSSVVPAFTTQIIDRYLVASEDTGIAPVIILNKIDLMNDEDKDDIEAALGRYRSLGYPVYEVSSKSKAGIDTVKALLNDKISVFVGQSGVGKSSMINALLPDAELLTGEVSEGSGLGQHTTTTARLLHLPSGGDLIDSPGVREFALWHLPPDRVSWCFTEFRDYLGTCKFRDCKHLDDPGCSIRDALNAGKIHQDRFNNYHRIIASLDEQRHARHFRHNEE from the coding sequence GTGAGTAAAAAGAAACCTCTCAGTCATGGCCAATTGCGCCGCATGCGCGCCAATCATGAAAAACGGCTCAGCCGCGGCAAACTCGAAAACCAGGCGCCTGAATTACAGGATAGTTCACTCGGTCAGGAAGAACCCGCCGTGGTCATTTCCCGCTTCGGTCAACATGCCGACGTGGAGACAATCGGCGGTGACATCATTCGCTGCAATATTCGCAGAACCATACAAAGTCTGGTCACCGGAGATAAGGTGATTATCCGTCAGGCATTGGAAGATGGCAGCGCCATTGGCGGTGTGGTGGAAGCTGTGCATCCCCGAACCTCGTCACTGACCCGGCCGGATCTGTATGATGGCGTAAAAATCATTGCTGCCAATATCGATCAGATATTGATTGTTTCCTCGGTTGTCCCAGCCTTTACCACCCAAATAATCGACAGATATTTGGTCGCCTCGGAAGACACAGGCATTGCGCCCGTTATCATCCTCAATAAAATCGACCTGATGAATGATGAGGACAAAGACGATATTGAAGCCGCGCTCGGCAGGTATCGTTCTCTTGGCTATCCTGTTTACGAGGTCAGCAGTAAATCAAAGGCCGGTATCGACACGGTTAAAGCCTTACTCAATGACAAAATCAGTGTATTCGTAGGCCAATCCGGTGTGGGTAAGTCCTCCATGATCAATGCCTTGCTGCCCGATGCTGAATTGCTGACCGGCGAAGTATCTGAAGGCTCAGGCCTTGGCCAACATACCACCACCACCGCCAGATTGTTGCACTTGCCAAGCGGCGGCGATTTGATAGATTCCCCCGGCGTACGCGAATTCGCCCTCTGGCATCTGCCGCCAGACAGAGTCAGCTGGTGCTTTACTGAATTTCGCGATTACCTCGGCACCTGCAAGTTCCGTGATTGCAAACACCTGGATGACCCGGGTTGCAGCATTCGCGACGCGCTGAATGCAGGCAAAATCCATCAGGACAGATTCAATAATTACCACAGGATCATCGCCAGTCTGGATGAACAGCGTCACGCTCGACATTTCAGACACAACGAAGAATGA
- the orn gene encoding oligoribonuclease — translation MAADAKNLIWIDLEMTGLEPEVDRILEIATLVTDQDLNILAQGPVIAIHQSDEVLAAMDDWNQEHHGASGLIQRVRESQYTEADAIAQTISFLSQHVPSGVSPMCGNSVGQDRRFLNKYMRELEDFFHYRNIDVSTIKELVKRWDPEVMKGFNKQGTHQALLDIQESIAELQFYREKVFKI, via the coding sequence ATGGCTGCAGACGCAAAAAATCTTATTTGGATTGATCTTGAGATGACAGGATTGGAGCCCGAAGTGGACCGGATCCTGGAAATTGCCACCCTGGTAACCGATCAGGACCTGAACATCCTTGCCCAAGGTCCAGTGATAGCGATTCATCAGTCTGACGAGGTTTTGGCGGCCATGGATGATTGGAATCAAGAGCATCACGGCGCCTCTGGTCTTATCCAACGTGTTCGAGAGAGCCAGTACACAGAAGCCGATGCCATTGCCCAGACAATCAGTTTCCTGTCACAGCACGTTCCCAGCGGCGTCTCTCCTATGTGCGGTAACAGCGTAGGACAGGACAGACGTTTCCTGAATAAGTACATGCGCGAATTGGAAGATTTTTTCCACTACAGAAATATCGATGTCAGCACTATCAAAGAGTTGGTAAAACGCTGGGATCCGGAAGTGATGAAAGGCTTCAATAAGCAGGGCACCCACCAGGCGCTGCTTGATATCCAGGAGTCTATTGCAGAACTTCAGTTCTATCGCGAAAAAGTATTTAAAATTTGA
- the tsaE gene encoding tRNA (adenosine(37)-N6)-threonylcarbamoyltransferase complex ATPase subunit type 1 TsaE yields the protein MTDVKIFLETDEQTIAIGQTLAKYIHPPLTLYLTGELGAGKTTLSRGLIQALGHQGAVKSPTYTLVEPYELENVEIYHFDLYRLADPEELEFMGIRDYFSDKSLCIVEWPDRGFGLLPEADLHLHLVYAGTGRELSIQAGSAAGRAVIENLSE from the coding sequence ATGACAGACGTTAAGATTTTTCTCGAGACTGACGAGCAAACCATTGCTATCGGTCAAACACTCGCAAAATATATCCATCCCCCATTAACGCTTTACCTCACCGGCGAACTGGGTGCAGGCAAGACGACGCTCAGTCGCGGCCTTATTCAGGCGCTGGGTCACCAGGGCGCGGTTAAAAGTCCAACTTATACCCTGGTGGAACCTTACGAGCTTGAGAATGTCGAAATTTATCATTTTGACCTTTATCGTCTGGCTGACCCCGAAGAGTTGGAATTTATGGGGATCAGAGATTATTTTTCCGACAAAAGTCTTTGTATAGTAGAGTGGCCTGACAGGGGATTCGGCTTATTGCCTGAAGCCGACTTACATCTGCATTTGGTTTATGCGGGCACTGGACGAGAGCTCAGTATCCAGGCTGGTTCAGCAGCCGGAAGAGCAGTGATAGAAAATCTCAGCGAATGA
- the asd gene encoding archaetidylserine decarboxylase (Phosphatidylserine decarboxylase is synthesized as a single chain precursor. Generation of the pyruvoyl active site from a Ser is coupled to cleavage of a Gly-Ser bond between the larger (beta) and smaller (alpha chains). It is an integral membrane protein.): MDKVKIALQYLMPKHLVSRIVGKFAAAEAGFVTTAFIKWFIKQYGINMSEALHSNPEAYKTFNDFFTRELKPGLRPIDQGKDIMVHPVDGAVSQLGPIEDGRIFQAKGHHYSALALLGGQADDAARFEEGDFATIYLAPKDYHRIHMPIKGTLSKMTYVPGELFSVNPLTARNVPGLFARNERVVAIFETEKGPLAMVLVGATIVASIETVWAGTVTPPTGKKVFTWDYPTEGPEALTLEKGAEMGRFKLGSTVVMLFAKDAIDDFAEGVKPEAVTRMGQPFAKLED, from the coding sequence GTGGATAAAGTAAAAATCGCCCTCCAATACCTGATGCCAAAGCATTTGGTATCACGCATCGTGGGCAAATTTGCCGCCGCCGAGGCTGGTTTTGTGACCACCGCCTTCATTAAATGGTTTATCAAGCAGTACGGCATCAACATGAGTGAGGCCCTGCATTCCAACCCCGAAGCCTATAAAACCTTCAATGATTTCTTCACCCGTGAGCTGAAGCCCGGCCTGCGCCCCATCGACCAGGGCAAGGACATCATGGTGCATCCCGTTGACGGCGCCGTAAGCCAGCTGGGCCCCATCGAAGATGGGCGTATTTTCCAGGCCAAGGGCCACCATTATTCGGCGCTGGCGCTCTTGGGTGGTCAGGCCGATGATGCCGCCCGTTTTGAAGAGGGTGATTTTGCCACCATTTACCTGGCGCCCAAGGATTACCACCGCATTCATATGCCCATCAAAGGCACACTGTCGAAGATGACCTATGTGCCCGGTGAGCTCTTTTCGGTAAACCCGCTGACCGCCCGCAACGTGCCGGGTCTCTTTGCCCGCAACGAGCGTGTTGTGGCGATTTTCGAGACCGAAAAAGGCCCGCTGGCCATGGTACTCGTGGGTGCCACCATAGTGGCCAGCATTGAAACTGTGTGGGCCGGCACGGTTACGCCGCCAACCGGCAAAAAAGTCTTTACCTGGGACTACCCCACCGAAGGTCCCGAAGCTCTTACACTGGAAAAAGGCGCCGAAATGGGCCGCTTTAAGCTTGGCAGTACCGTGGTGATGTTGTTTGCCAAGGATGCCATCGATGACTTCGCCGAGGGTGTAAAACCCGAAGCCGTTACCCGTATGGGCCAGCCGTTCGCCAAGCTGGAGGACTGA
- a CDS encoding NAD(P)H-hydrate dehydratase encodes MSDSCLSLPQTLYTAAQVKAAEINAVNSGACSLYELVEQAGSAAMAILESSEHSNLATVVLVGKGNNGADALVVARLLLTRGNRARVLLLGQGKTQEYVAAMAAFTEAGGVAEAFTEAALEGAEVIIDGVLGTGSSGELSEDLQQCFSAVNSTPAWVLSLDMPSGVNADTGNVNPVAVQADVTLCFGGLKQGLFTSRARHFAGLIRYASLGLAEFLAELPPAAQRVDAGFLKDLLGRRPRDSHKGKSGKVTIMGGNYGMAGAVRLAGEACLRAGAGLVTVISRPEHQLTVNANRPELMFWGCELVDMEVYLRLGWADVLVLGPGLGKDDWGYNLYKAVGLSDKPCVLDADALNLLSKEPCRQVNRVLTPHPGEAARLLGVSTAEIEVDRFAAVRQLQERFGGVVLLKGAGTLIYDGDTLMVAPVGNPGLASGGCGDVLSGIIAALMAQGLDTMTATIAGVVIHGEAADLAALCGERGMLASDLMPFIRQLVNSDLI; translated from the coding sequence ATGAGTGATTCTTGCCTGTCCTTGCCTCAAACACTGTATACGGCCGCCCAGGTGAAGGCTGCAGAAATCAATGCAGTCAATTCCGGGGCTTGCAGCCTGTACGAATTGGTCGAGCAGGCCGGCAGCGCCGCCATGGCGATTTTGGAGTCGTCAGAGCACAGCAATCTGGCCACAGTGGTCTTGGTGGGCAAAGGCAATAATGGCGCCGATGCGCTGGTTGTGGCCAGGCTGCTGTTAACCAGAGGCAATCGTGCGCGGGTGCTGTTACTGGGGCAAGGCAAAACCCAGGAATATGTTGCTGCCATGGCCGCCTTTACCGAGGCTGGTGGCGTCGCCGAAGCCTTTACCGAGGCGGCACTCGAAGGAGCCGAGGTCATCATTGATGGGGTACTGGGTACCGGAAGCAGCGGCGAACTCAGTGAAGACTTGCAGCAGTGTTTTTCTGCGGTGAACTCGACGCCTGCCTGGGTGCTCAGCCTGGACATGCCTTCCGGTGTCAATGCCGATACAGGCAATGTTAATCCTGTTGCGGTTCAAGCCGATGTCACACTCTGTTTTGGTGGTCTAAAACAGGGGCTTTTTACCTCCAGAGCACGGCATTTTGCCGGGCTTATTCGCTATGCTTCCCTCGGGCTTGCTGAGTTTCTCGCAGAATTGCCGCCTGCGGCTCAGCGGGTCGATGCAGGCTTTTTGAAAGACTTGCTTGGGCGTCGCCCACGGGACAGCCACAAGGGTAAATCCGGTAAGGTCACCATCATGGGTGGCAACTATGGCATGGCAGGTGCGGTCAGGCTGGCCGGGGAGGCCTGTCTTCGTGCCGGTGCGGGATTGGTGACGGTTATCAGCCGGCCAGAACACCAATTGACCGTAAATGCCAACCGCCCGGAGCTGATGTTCTGGGGCTGCGAGTTGGTGGACATGGAGGTGTATCTGCGTTTGGGCTGGGCTGATGTGCTGGTGCTTGGCCCCGGCCTTGGCAAGGATGACTGGGGTTACAACCTGTATAAGGCGGTTGGTTTATCGGATAAACCCTGTGTGCTCGATGCCGATGCGCTGAATCTGTTATCGAAAGAGCCCTGCCGCCAGGTCAATCGCGTGTTGACTCCCCATCCCGGCGAAGCGGCAAGGCTGCTGGGGGTGTCTACCGCCGAGATAGAGGTCGACAGGTTTGCCGCAGTCAGGCAGTTGCAGGAGAGATTCGGTGGCGTCGTCTTGCTCAAAGGTGCTGGCACGCTTATCTATGATGGCGATACCCTAATGGTGGCTCCCGTGGGGAATCCTGGGCTTGCCAGCGGTGGGTGCGGAGATGTTTTATCTGGTATAATCGCCGCCCTGATGGCGCAGGGACTGGATACCATGACGGCGACCATTGCCGGTGTCGTGATCCACGGTGAAGCGGCTGACCTCGCAGCACTCTGCGGCGAGCGAGGCATGCTCGCCAGCGACCTGATGCCTTTTATTCGCCAATTGGTCAATAGTGATTTAATCTAG
- the mutL gene encoding DNA mismatch repair endonuclease MutL has protein sequence MAIQVLPPQLANQIAAGEVVERPASVIKELVENSLDAGATRVDIDIDKGGSKLIRIRDNGGGIPKGELALALARHATSKVQTLEDLEAILSFGFRGEALASISSVSRLTLTSRTAEQSEAWQAYAEGSEVAIKVMPAAHPVGTTIEVADLFFNTPARRRFLKSDKTEFTHIDEWLKRIALVRSDVHFSLSHNGKPVRQYRGAVTDAQYLQRLAQVAGRAFADSAIKVDCQHDGMRLSGYLQSPALCELVDCHYFYVNGRLIRDRLVNHAVRQAFGELGTFEQPAFVLSLTLDPHQVDVNVHPAKHEVRFHQARYVHDFILQVLQSALRQMQDLPLAVDAAKPHAPAAAVKEQVAGYTLSAFDSANAHEGAAGHSRVADTQYDARQSANVWSGAQSSDARISDDGRIHGTSSHVGYGRSESASPAERLGGNAAGAGQGQRYVRDQLSGQQRQAAQYYAELMHTPEVASQSGNTQAILPMPPLLASRYWVLAQDEHLRLLSISEAAKALVRQEIFSKLPTGLVGQPLLMPVAVSAEPDWMTILAERDALLRRLGLELTIRYQQLIIKKVPPYLRDSQLAKLIPEFLEWIKLETPADEALCHWLAQQVTGFDAAPKVWQRIQSLEATERNKILESARELPWQTWLDEHKH, from the coding sequence ATGGCAATTCAGGTATTGCCACCTCAGTTGGCAAACCAGATTGCGGCCGGCGAGGTGGTAGAGCGCCCAGCCTCGGTCATAAAAGAGCTGGTGGAAAACAGTTTGGATGCAGGTGCTACCCGGGTCGATATCGATATCGATAAGGGCGGCAGCAAGCTTATCCGTATTCGCGACAATGGGGGCGGCATTCCGAAAGGCGAGTTGGCGCTGGCATTGGCCCGGCACGCCACCTCCAAGGTGCAAACCCTCGAAGATCTCGAAGCCATTCTGAGTTTTGGCTTTCGCGGCGAAGCATTGGCGAGTATCAGTTCTGTATCACGACTGACGCTGACGTCGCGTACCGCCGAGCAGTCAGAAGCCTGGCAGGCCTACGCCGAGGGCTCAGAGGTGGCCATTAAGGTGATGCCTGCGGCCCACCCTGTAGGCACCACCATTGAAGTGGCCGATCTCTTTTTTAATACTCCGGCACGGCGGCGATTTCTCAAGAGTGATAAAACTGAATTCACCCATATTGATGAGTGGCTCAAGCGTATTGCGCTGGTACGCTCTGACGTGCATTTTTCCCTGAGTCACAACGGTAAGCCCGTGCGTCAGTATCGGGGGGCCGTGACTGATGCTCAGTATCTGCAGCGACTCGCCCAGGTGGCTGGCAGGGCATTTGCCGACAGCGCCATCAAGGTGGACTGTCAGCACGATGGTATGCGTCTGAGCGGCTATCTGCAGTCACCGGCGCTCTGCGAACTGGTCGATTGTCACTACTTTTATGTGAATGGCCGCCTGATTCGGGACCGATTGGTGAATCATGCGGTGCGGCAGGCCTTCGGTGAGCTGGGTACCTTCGAGCAACCCGCCTTCGTACTGAGTTTGACGCTGGATCCCCATCAGGTGGATGTCAATGTGCACCCGGCTAAACACGAGGTGCGTTTTCACCAAGCCCGATATGTGCATGACTTTATTTTGCAGGTGCTGCAATCGGCATTACGTCAGATGCAAGACTTGCCATTGGCCGTGGATGCGGCCAAGCCCCATGCGCCAGCGGCCGCGGTGAAAGAACAGGTTGCAGGATACACACTTTCCGCCTTTGACAGCGCCAACGCCCACGAGGGAGCGGCAGGCCATAGTCGGGTAGCAGATACCCAGTATGACGCCCGCCAGTCTGCCAATGTCTGGTCAGGTGCACAGTCATCTGACGCCAGAATCTCTGATGATGGTCGTATCCATGGCACATCATCCCACGTTGGCTATGGCCGCTCTGAAAGTGCGTCACCGGCTGAACGCCTGGGCGGCAATGCCGCAGGCGCCGGGCAGGGACAGCGTTATGTTCGCGACCAATTATCCGGGCAACAGCGTCAGGCAGCGCAGTATTATGCCGAGTTGATGCATACCCCCGAGGTGGCGAGTCAAAGTGGCAATACTCAGGCTATTCTCCCCATGCCTCCCTTGCTGGCGAGCCGGTATTGGGTATTGGCACAGGATGAGCATCTTCGTCTGTTGTCCATTAGTGAGGCTGCCAAGGCCCTCGTCAGACAGGAAATATTTTCCAAGCTGCCAACGGGGCTCGTGGGGCAACCCTTACTGATGCCGGTGGCTGTTTCTGCCGAACCGGACTGGATGACGATATTGGCTGAGCGGGACGCGCTGCTCAGGCGTCTTGGCCTTGAACTGACAATTCGATATCAGCAGTTGATAATCAAAAAAGTGCCCCCATATTTGAGGGACAGCCAGCTTGCGAAGCTCATTCCCGAGTTTCTGGAATGGATTAAGCTTGAAACGCCGGCCGACGAAGCCCTGTGTCACTGGCTGGCGCAGCAGGTGACCGGTTTTGATGCCGCCCCCAAGGTGTGGCAGCGTATTCAGTCGCTCGAGGCGACTGAGCGTAATAAGATTTTAGAGAGTGCCAGGGAGTTGCCTTGGCAGACATGGCTTGATGAACATAAACACTGA